Part of the Sebastes umbrosus isolate fSebUmb1 chromosome 3, fSebUmb1.pri, whole genome shotgun sequence genome is shown below.
CCAACATGCACTGTGCCACAGATTTCCACCGTGAGATTGTCTCTGAGATGGGAGAGCTGGGCGTCTTAGGTCCAACTATTAAAggtaaacagaaacaaaaccacattgtcattattttgtcctacagaatataaatgtaattggagcctttgtttaaagggacagtgtgtagcatttagggggatctattggcaagtttcagttggttgcaatctacaaccttACCGCTAGATggcaccagatcctacacactgctcctctaAAGAACAGTATCTTGGTTCTGCATTATTTCTTTATGTGCCTCTACGTGTGTTTTCTATGTTCGGATGAGTATTACACTGTGTTTTATTTACCTTGCAGGGTACGGCTGTGCGGGCACTAGTTATGTGGCGTACGGCTTGATTGCCAGAGAGGTTGAGAGAGTGGACAGCGGGTATCGGTCAGTCATGAGCGTCCAGTCTTCACTGGTCATGCACCCTATCAATGCTTACGGCACAGACGCCCAGAAGGAGAAGTACCTGCCCCGGCTTGGTGAGAGTGACATTCTCTGCCTTTTCtatgtgacattttaaaaatggcaaAAGAATGGTCTCAAGATTGTCCCTCGCCCTTTCATTTGTCTCACAGCTCGTGGAGAAATCCTGGGCTGCTTTGGCTTAACGGAGCCCAACCACGGCAGCGATCCCAGCAGTATGGAGACGAAGGCCAAATACAACCCATCCAGTGGTACCTTCACCGTCAGTGGAGCCAAGACCTGGTaggcagacagacacatacaagAAGCACTGGCTTTCTGGATGAGGAGTGTTTTCCCAAAGCTCTCTATTGACTCAGAATGGGACAAACATGATACTGAGGCCAGTCCTGGACAATGATTTGTGctttagatcagtggttcccaacctattttccttaaAGCCCtcatagaatagaaataattaattatatggTGTCAAAAAAGGAACAATTTACTGTACTACTTCCCAtttaaaagacacattttactttgctgctgctgcaaagaACAGGGAAAATGAATTCTGTCTAAGTGTCGCCTTTAGTTTTGGACTATAAAGTAGTTTAAATGTTCCCTTGTCTGTTTACTGCCTACTACTGGGGACTTAGATTAATGTGCCTGACACATGGAGGTCTGGTGTTTGGAGATGAAATGAAACTGAAGTGTCATGCCCTTTGTATATATACTTAAATGTGTAATCATGCTGTTCTTGTTCCTCACTCTCCTACCTCTGCTAGGATCACAAATTCCCCCGAGGCAGACATTGCAGTGGTGTGGGCCAAGTGTGAAGATGGCAAGGTGCGGGGTTTCATCTTGGAGCGTGGAATGAAGGGTTTCGCCACCCCCAAGATTGAGGGCAAGTTCTCGCTGAGGGCGTCCGCCACTGGCATGATCCTGATGGATGACGTGGAAGTTCCCCAGGAGAACCTACTGCCCAACGTCTCTGGTCTGGCTGTAAGTGGCTGTTttcttaaggcccagacacaccaacccgacatcaaagaactagcggcgacgaaggccaccagttgcgtcgtCTCACGTCGCCTTAAAAAGTTGCACTCTAAGACTACGACTGACAGCCAACTACCACGGTGACGGTAGTccgtatttgtcattcaaaaagagaaaccggaagaccgaggacgacggatatacaagccgtttctatgatacgtacatgaaatataGCAGCGTTtaccgaccattttcacaccagtctcactcaccacttagcttcgtTCCAGATgaccatgtcgctgtgaaaatatccgtgtattggaatgatcagatgagatgaagatgaagatgaaaaatgagaagagccttctgtgtttttcctcttgactttactcgttggcttgctttcctcacgtcagttagtcttcttgtgcactgatttgttaaagctgaacagccaatcagaatgatTTCTCTCCCAGACAAGTTGCGCCGCAGATTCAACAAGTTAAATCGTCCGTAAAAACTCAGACACGTGCAGACTAGAGCCGAAGGTGCGGTACACACCGCAAAAAGAGAGACATCAAGTTCAACGCCAACAAaaccaaatacattttacataaatattaacaacattaaTGTTACTATGTGCTAATATCTaacttttctgttgttgttgaccTTTTCTACCAGGGTCCCTTTGGCTGTCTGAACAACGCCCGGTATGGCATTGCATGGGGAGCTCTGGGAGCTGCTGAATTCTGCTTCCACGCTGCCCGACAGTACACTCTGGACAGGTACATGATGTTCtgtctacagtgtgtgtgttcactaaCGTTAAGGTCAGAGGACCTTAAAGACGTAACACAATCCAGCTCCAGTGAAAAAAGTGTCAACATTAGCATtgccatactgtatatatccagATTGTCTCCTCGTGTCATGCTGGCCTCAGCTTTTTTTAGAGAAGGATTAGCTTTCATGTCTTTCTACCTTCCAATCAGAATCCAGTTCGGGGTGCCACTGGCCAGGAACCAGCTGATGCAGAAGAAAATGGCTGACATGCTGACAGAGATCACTCTTGGGCTGCAGTCATGTCTGACCCTGGGAAGACTTATTGATGACAAGAAGTAAGGCTTCTCTGTCGGTCTTTGAatttcttctgtttgttttggccTCTATTAGCTGCCggtcctctcttcttccttttaATGTGCATGTTCTTATCCTAACAGAGCAGCACCTGATATGATCTCCATGCTAAAGAGGAATAGCTGTGGCAAAGCTTTGGATATTGCCAGACAAGCCAGAGACATGCTGGGAGGAAATGGCATCTCAGATGAGTACCACATAATCCGTCACGTCATGAACCTGGAGGCCGTCAACACATACGAGGGTAGGCACACACCAGTGGATACATCTATTCTACATTCTTAACATTTTCTAAAGTACAAACAGAAGACAGTATTGTAGTCAAAAAAAGGGATTTCAAACTGTATCTGCATTATGTAAATCCTCCACCAGAGGGCAGCAGTGCATATATTATCACAGGTTGATTAAGAGATACACTTACGGTATATCCACCTTTGATCAACTTCATACAAAGCACATGGTTacaatgaatataaataaactatCCTGTATTCATTTAGCCAAATAACTGTTAAACTCAATGTGTATTCtcatatttaaagaggaccgAGTAAGGTTTGGAAAATACCACATAAATTCCGGAGGAATAGTGATTTTTACTGACAAACTCaactatttttttgtgtgaagacaacttgtttaaaatgttttttttctcattgttgtTAATAGGAACTCATGACATTCATGCCCTGATCCTGGGCAGAGCCATCACTGGACTGCAGTCTTTCACTGTTGAAAAGTAAAGGTTGAAATGGACTTGATGTGGATTAGTGCTGTACTACATGTTTCTCATTGGGCAAACTCATATGTgtagaaactagggctgtcaaagttaacacaataacgcgttaaagcaaatttgttttaatgccaccaatttctttaatgcatctACGCAACTTGtgaattttaggttgtagtgggctcagctttaaatatttgtccactcccatgttgataagagtaatacatacttgacaaatctccctttaaggtacattttgaacagatacaaaatttgcatttaatttgcgattaattgtgattaactatggacaatcatgcgattaattgcgattaaatatttgaatcgattgacagccctaatagaaacATGGAAGTGCACTTAATCTGCCTCCCATTATGAGCATTGCCTGGTGGGATGAATCACAAATACCTCATTACATTTATTACGTTTTCAAAGTAGTCATAGGAGATATCTTTTACTGCCTCAGTTTGGTGAATATGTAAGGTCAAACTAACTAAGCATTGGGTCCAATTGTGATGACATTTGTACACTTGAGACGCCTGAAATATACTTCAGGCACAGAGTAGGCATGGTGCATGTAAAAGTTGTGGCATTATGAGTTGGTTTATTTTGTGGTAATTGGATACTATGTAAATGAATGGCTCTGAATGAGTGGAAAGATATGACTGAATGTAGCGGAGATTCAGTATGTATAGATCCCTTAATACAGACCTGTGCCAAATTTAAACTATCTCTTGTTGTCATTTTACATTATCATATGTAAGTTACTGTAGGTCTTTAGAACTGTGATACCTGAGCTGACGCATTTAAGTTTTTGGTGTAAAATGTTAACACCTGAGAGACAAATAATGTGGTTTATTTTGTTCttgttggttttatttattgaatcaaCAGATACTGAAAttgtacatatataaaacatggattcagcttttgtttttgtattctttGACTACAATCATAACCTGAACTACTGTCCTAACAACAAAGACAGTCTGCTGTGTATTCttggaaaaagaggaagaagaaagaggaaaccAAAAGGAGTAATCTTATTCATTCCAGCATTTGGACAAAGTCAACTAACATAATAAACAAAAGAACACATTAACTACTTCAGAACTAGCTCAAAAATAATACAGACATCAGAGCAATAACTAGTGTATCAGGGTTCTGGTGTCTGGCTAATGGCCAGGCCTCCTCTGAGACTCGCCAGTGCCCCGTTGGCCTCTATGAGCTCACTGTTGAGCTTAGTGCAGCTCTCCAGCACCTCTGACAGCTCCTGCAGCTTCACCTGCATCTCAGTACTGTTCTCTTCGTAGACCGTGTACATGTGCTCCTTCATCTGCTGACACATCTCTGTCACCTAGGGAGTAAAACGTGAGGTAAAAAAATCAGTCCATTGACCAGATTAGAACATTTGTGGACAGGGACGGTGAAAGACGCACAGTGAACAACCAACGCgttttcatcccaacttgtTATATACTGAcgtttgtcagacccctctgcgtcacttttcggtcacagtaaacacgtgcctaatgttgtgaagtaaacaaaaacacttgcttaggttcaggcaataaaaccgctataggtttatgaaaaaacaacagggatgggcttaaaactactacgtttgtacagtgaaaatgacactgaacgttgtgaacacgagatatgaacgaacagctgattgtaacgtgacgcacaggacacgaacagcggtctcctggatgaaagcctttgttttgttggacccacccatGTGTCTCTTTTTACTCTTAAAACTACGTCACTACAGTCCCAGCACACTTTCCCTGAGCTTTTTATATTGACACGGATCAGTTTACATGGTAGTTAAtagaaagcctggtgcgtctcataccgacgctaaagggtgccttaagCATAAGTATCTAACGCAGACTGCCATGACAAAGCGTCGCTATTTGacgtcctgggaatgagaactggCTAGAACAACAGAGTATAGGTGTTACTCCACAATTagcattttattttcaaacattAAAGTCATAAAAGTAGCACTTGGTAAGTATAGCGGTGGACAAAATCACTATACAGAGCAGGACCCGAAGCATGACATAAGTTTTGTACCTTCTTCACTGACTTCTCCTGGAAGCTGTCCAACACTTTCTGGTCACCAGTGCGGCTGTCATTTATCTTTTCCACCAGTTCCTGAACTCTCCTGCTGATGTCATCTATACTTGAGCTACAACAGATATTGACATACATGCAGTTTGAGTGTGGCTTTAACCCAAAAGGTTTTTATTCATTGAGGAACAATAGAGTACTGTCCATCATGGGGTAAGTGAACAGAACTGCTCAGGAAAGAAGTACCCTCGTACATGAATTATCACTTGAGTGAATGGATTGGACTGTATAGGTAATGCGGTACCTGGTATGCTGCTCTTGACCCTCGGTCATGCTCACGCTTGAGGACTTCCCTCTTGATGAGTCTGAGTCTTCTGTCTGTATTGTCAAGGagaatgaaaaaacaacaactcttcTATCATCACCAAGTGGCTGACCATAAAGTTTACTGTACAAGTATGATTTCACAAATCCCCTAAACAGTCCCCATATGATAACCTACCATCTGTGTGCTATGATAACCTACCAGCTGTGTGATATGATAACCTACCAGCTGTGTGCTATGATAACCTACCAGCTGTGACTCTTCATGACCTCTCTTGGGAGTTGACTGTGAAGTGGATGGAAGGTCCTCAAAGAAAAAATCCATGTTGGTGGTTTTGACTCTGCAGGGCTCAATctgaaatgaataaaacaaagacacacctgttaaaaatacacaaatcaAGTTAgtgaaaaaatagataaatacagtTACCTGTTTCTGAGTATAATAATGTTAGTAAAAACCAAAAGGAGCCCCAGCTAATGTAAGCTAACAGACACCTTTAGCTTAGCTGAGCCCTCTTTGTTGTCAAATATAACACTAACATTTACCTCTAGCTTCACACTGACAAACCACAGAGTGAATATAGTTATGTAGCTAGTTATAGTATGATGCAGCTTATATTGTTACCTCCAGAAACACAGCCTTAGTTATTAGACAGGTTTACTAAGTGTAACATAacacttagcttagcttagcttagctggCTGGCTGGTCTCActactgttagctgatgctaaTCCTGTTTCCTCTTTATGCTTGTTGTTAAACAAGCAGACATAActgatcatagactgtatataatatcTCTATATAGCTACAGTACCGTTATATGGTTAAAATGAGGAGATGTTCTCACCTGGTTAGAAGCAGTGGAAGAAGTAGCTAAAGTAACCCGGACAGAGTACAactataatatcaatatcatgtgcaatactactttttacaatctcatgtgcaatatcactgttcattgtgtgcaatattaatgtccaacatgtgcaatattacttatttttctgtttgttagcttactttacctttttttattttactaattttatcttatttactcattttactaaatatcttacttaattgttattctattaggcactgctgctagaaatagtacttttttttattttatacacttttatacacttgaacttgttgtaattttgttgtatctttgagcaatctctggcacaagaatatCCCTTGTGATTAATAAAggtctatcttatcttatcttatcttatcttatcttatcttattaactGTAGGTgcaaagtagcagaacatggaaatactccagtaaagtaaaagtacaagcaACGTTACCTCTAAATAATCAGCTCTCAGGTTACTTTACACCAATGTTTCCAATAATTCATCCAATGTAGGACACAGTAAATTTAGAATATGGACAAAAACTActttatcttttttgtttttctttttgttttgttttacagagaCCAAAGAGATTATGTGAAATTACATTGCAGTAGTGAGTAGAACAGAGACAAATCTGGAAGGGGGCATGATTTAATTTCAACCATTCCACTCAGGAAGTCTGaaggattttatttatttatttatttttaaatgtgtttattggttttcagttttacagataaaTTCAATGCAAACgacattttgtgttttacaaaacaacagaagagcaCAAAAGATGAAATAACTGGCAAAAggatgattaaaaacaaacaaaccacacaATGAGAAccaaatataaagaataaaataataaaataaaatttaaaaaaaagaggggcGTTCAAGTTGCTTACGAATTCAACATGAAATTTCATTGATAAGGTGTATCCACAAATAATGACAATGACTGTAGGTCTGCAAATTACACATGAGGAGATTTAAAGTTTAGATTCAGCATAGTTCAGGAAGGGATGCCACATTTTCTCAAATTTGTTGGCACAGCCACAAGGCATATACCTGACTTTCTCTAGTTTTAAGTGCTGTATGACATCTCTCAACCATAAAATGCAACTGGGaggtctatttatttatttatttctgatgaCGTCAAAACTATTTAGAATTTCTTAGCAAAGATTTAGTTTTCCCctttactttgtgtgtgtgtgtgtgtgtgtgtgtgagcgtgtgagtATAATGTGTGTGAGCATTATGGGGGAGAAAGACCTCTCTGTGGATTAAGTAATCTGTGTGGGCTGGGATGGGGATGGTGATGGGATGAGAGGGATTGATTGATGGTTGCTGTGATTGGAAGTGTAATcccctcccatcctctctctccGCCTCTCTGCGTCACCGCCCACAGTCTGGATTATTTCACCAGAGAGGACACAGCAGAGAGGCACAGAGACTGTCTGACAAGTCCTGATGACTGGTCGAGATGAACTGATAACATGATACTAATAATAACTGCTTTGTAGAAACATGTTGGTGAAACGGCACTGCAAAGATCCAAATGTGTTTAATCTGGAAGCTGCAACAACTTGGTCTTGAAAGGTGGGTGATGTTGCTTATGTGACttatattaaatttaaattataaaatatttataatatcgCAATTTCATTTTCAAGTTTGACTCTGCCTCTCACTTGTATTTTAGGGAGTGACACCTCAGCAAGTGGATGAATCAAATTGGGAAAGTTTTCACTTTGAATATAAGGAAATAACTCCTACTCATTGGAGGAAGTGGAAGCTACTACTCTGGGAACATGGACAACTTTAACTTCACAGACGAAGGCAAATTTTCATTCCAGTCCTTGGTTCAAAATGTGGATCCTCTGTACAAGGAGTACAAGCCTCCTTCCAGGGACCTCATCCAGGTACCTAAATCTATCCTCTACCTTGCGGTGGCCGCTCTGGTTGTGGTCGCTGTGGCATACGCTATTGTGGGTCACCTCATCAAAGACCTCATGCTGGATATAACAGGTACTCAGGTGGCTGTCTCATGTTAATTGAGCAATAGTTATATCACAGAGCCCCCCTTGATCTTCATATAAGTTTGTCTTCTTGTGCTGTCTATCCTCATACATCAATTCAAGTCTGATACTGCATGACAACAGTGTACAAATTTAGGCTGTCAATCcattgaaatatattttttatctgttcaaaatgtaccttaaaggaatatttgtcaagtatttaatactcttatcaacatgggaattcttatatgcttgctttatgcaaatgtttgtatatattcattattggaaatcaattaacacaaaacaatgacacatattgtccagaaaccctcacagatactgcatttaacattaaaaaatatgctcaaatcataacatggcaaactgcagcccaacagacaacaacagctgtcaatgtgtcagtatgctgacttgactatgacttgccccaaactgcatgtgattatcataaagtgggcatgtctgtaaaggggagactcgtgggtacccatagaacctattttcattcacatatcttgaggtcagaggtcaagggacccctttgaaaacagccGTGCCAGTTTAGCACAAGCCTCCtccggttttctagtttcatatgataccagtatcttaactgtagcttaaaactgagcccgctacaacctaatgcattaaagaaattagtggcgttaacgcattatcgcattaactttgacagccctagtacaaaTATGTTGAAGCAGTTTGAAAAGTTAATACTTTTTAATTGCTTCTTGAACTTTTGTATGTCTACAGCTAGAGTCTGTCATTGGGACAGGATCTGTACTCCGAATTTTAGTAGATAAATATCAGTGCTGATGAATTTAAACATTCAATACAAGACTCTCAATGCAATACACATGTTGAATCAGAGATTGATTCTCCTCTCTTTAAAGTGAATTGCATGTTCTGTTCAAAATCTTGGGGTTACAATTTAATATCTAGTGTTTCattatgtctttgttttgtgccATTTATGGTGTTCAAAATTAAAAACCTTTTCAGAACATTATACAGTAAAGGTAAATAAGGTTTTGTtgtctttaaaacaaatatttctgtgaaaaatgacaaatattttcctaGTAATTTCTCTTGGAGATGGAATAATAAGTGCTGGAGTACTTCTTAGTGGAATTTTCTGCAACAGCTACTATGTGTGGTACCTGAACAAGACAGCGCAGCGAGATTACATTCTTCTCAAtacaataatatttaataacagtTCTCACCCTCTTCTATCCGTCTACAGACTGTTTGTTGGGCCCGCCCGAAGAGGACCtgaaaaaaagagagcgagGGAGCGCATGCCTCTGCACCTGCCACCTGTCCTCAGCCACTCCCACCCAAATGCTTTCCACGTGTGGGACCAGGATGACGTCATGATCCCCATGGCCTCTCCACTGGAGAGCCCGCAGTCCAGCCCTCTGATGAACGTCATGCCATACATCCCTTCATTTTTTCCCAACTCCCTCAACGTCAACAGCCCGTCCTACAATCGGCCAATCCCGAAGGACAGTGATGCATGAGGCTGTACTGAGGATCCGAGACACTTTTCAATATCTATGTTCAACACTGTTTCTTCTTTAGCTCATTTGTTTTCACCTCTGAAACACATTTTACCCCGATCTACATTTTGGTAGGTGTTGGGAAAAACTGAACAATTTCTGTGAAGATCTCAAGAACACAAATCCAGCAACATCCTACGGCCTGCAGAGACTTGCAAAATGAAGACTTCTGATGAATGGATTTACTTCTGTCGGAGTAACTGATGTGTCTACTtgagacaaaagacaaaaacaggtcatCAGAGCCTGGGACACTCAGTGGGACAGCCTTCACTTGTTCACTTTCCCTGTGGATTTGTGCCAAGTTAGCATCACCACTATTTACCTTCTCCTGCCAGACTCACCTTGTGCAACAGTCCATGCTGTTACATTTGTTTTCACGTAGGGTTTTTACTTCCTTCGACAAACTTCAGATGGAGTTGAGTTATGCAGAGCTTGTGACTATATTCAACATAAAATAACACTAATTTATAATCAGTACATGTTTGGCCGTGAACAgggacctttaaagaggaacaccacctaaattaagaaatCCAATATgctatttccatggcctaggaaagttcaatcaatatttgtgaacatgagcgaCTCTCTTTCAAAGCCAGAAATCAGAGATGtgagtctcaaacttgtgaatTCATCAAGTCTGGAGcggctccatagacaatgaattggagGCTGATTTTGGGGACCCAcatactgtttgttttcttttttatacccaattGAGCTTCGTTATGTTGTAGTGTTGTcaattgtgaaaaataaaatgttcccatatactcagatcattgggtgctctctcagtgtcatctacatctctcccaattcattgtctacggAGCAGCCCCACACTTTAtgcttgatgacatcacaagtttgagttttagcactctagtttttggatttgggagagagttgttcatgtttactattttttttttggactgtcttagaccataggaataacatgtaggAATTTTAAAACTGGGCTTAGCTCCCCTTTAACTTCAGTGAATGACAGATTCAGCCAAAATCACGTCATAAAGCCTCACTGCTTTGCTGAGGGATTCCAAATGTgttacacacatactgtatattttcagaATACCTGATGAAAAATGAAGAGAGCTGTGTTCATATTACAGGAGCGCCAAGTGAGTTCCTGTGTCAAATAAAGATGAATAACGCAAAGATAATGTTTGCTCCCACTTGTACGTCAATCTCATTCAGATACTAAATATATTTCTGTTCCTTAGAGGAGGATCGGATTACAAACTAATAGGGTGAAGTTAATTCAATTAGTGGAGGTGATCGCGTTAACGTGACTCTGTGATGCCTTTTAAAGATAGGCACAGCATGCTTAAGATGAATTAAATGTAATGGAAGCCTGAGAAATAGAGTGATCGTCTCCACTTATTTTGGTAAACTAAAAATAACCACAATAaaatccttctttttttttaaagtactcAGATAAGTACTTGTAGTGAATGGTGTTAAACTGGTAAAAATCGGACACCAGTACTACATCATGGCCTTAATAGTTATGATTCACACAAGTCATatctgttaaagaggacctattatgcttttctgcttcttccctttcctttagtgtgttatatagttttttgtgcatgtaaaaggtctgcataGTTACGAAGTCCAAAGTCCTCGCCAAAGAGAGTTACTTTCTCCCACTCCTGAagcgccttgcttgaagtcccacctattattccgtaacgtggtgatgtcaccaagtaatacatttgcagaacggctagtttggcacgccctcaaacaaagctacattgagtggagctggagtggagtctgaagagttcgttgtgaaaagaggtgctgcaacacagccagtatgagaaaaataaagcgttttttgaacgtTAAAGCCCGTAGAcgg
Proteins encoded:
- the syce2 gene encoding synaptonemal complex central element protein 2; its protein translation is MDFFFEDLPSTSQSTPKRGHEESQLTEDSDSSRGKSSSVSMTEGQEQHTSSSIDDISRRVQELVEKINDSRTGDQKVLDSFQEKSVKKVTEMCQQMKEHMYTVYEENSTEMQVKLQELSEVLESCTKLNSELIEANGALASLRGGLAISQTPEP
- the LOC119485832 gene encoding glutaryl-CoA dehydrogenase, mitochondrial-like; the protein is MALRGAVTRLLSNSQKCAAVTASRAQGTAATAVKDVEETKKPAKAPKVAFNWRDALNLEGQLTEEEIMIRDSFRDYCQEKLMPRILMANRHEHFHREIVSEMGELGVLGPTIKGYGCAGTSYVAYGLIAREVERVDSGYRSVMSVQSSLVMHPINAYGTDAQKEKYLPRLARGEILGCFGLTEPNHGSDPSSMETKAKYNPSSGTFTVSGAKTWITNSPEADIAVVWAKCEDGKVRGFILERGMKGFATPKIEGKFSLRASATGMILMDDVEVPQENLLPNVSGLAGPFGCLNNARYGIAWGALGAAEFCFHAARQYTLDRIQFGVPLARNQLMQKKMADMLTEITLGLQSCLTLGRLIDDKKAAPDMISMLKRNSCGKALDIARQARDMLGGNGISDEYHIIRHVMNLEAVNTYEGTHDIHALILGRAITGLQSFTVEK